A genomic region of Pseudomonas migulae contains the following coding sequences:
- a CDS encoding ferredoxin--NADP reductase yields MTASAEKFTRQTLLDVQPLTPNLFTLRTTRDPGFRFRAGQFARLGVTKADGSTVWRAYSMVSSPYDEFLEFLSIVVPGGEFTSELSRLGEGDTLLVDRQAFGYLTLDRFVDGRDLWLLSTGTGVAPFLSILQDFEVWEKFERIILVYSVREARELAYQELISGLAQRDYLAEYAHKLQFIATVTREEHPGALNGRITTLIDNGELERVAGVALTAEHSRVMLCGNPQMIDDTRKLLKQRDMHLSLSRRPGHVAVENYW; encoded by the coding sequence ATGACCGCCAGCGCAGAAAAATTCACCCGCCAGACCCTGCTCGACGTCCAGCCGCTGACTCCGAACCTGTTCACTCTGCGCACGACCCGGGATCCGGGCTTTCGCTTTCGTGCTGGGCAGTTCGCCCGGCTGGGAGTTACCAAGGCCGATGGCAGCACGGTGTGGCGTGCCTATTCCATGGTCTCTTCACCTTATGACGAGTTCCTCGAGTTCCTTTCCATTGTGGTGCCGGGCGGCGAGTTCACCAGTGAGCTGAGTCGGCTAGGCGAGGGCGATACCCTGCTGGTTGACCGTCAGGCCTTTGGTTACCTGACGCTTGACCGTTTTGTTGACGGACGTGATCTCTGGTTGTTATCCACAGGCACCGGCGTGGCGCCGTTTTTGTCGATCCTGCAGGACTTCGAAGTCTGGGAGAAATTCGAAAGAATCATCCTGGTCTACAGCGTGCGAGAAGCCAGGGAGCTGGCTTATCAGGAGCTGATCTCGGGGTTGGCGCAACGTGACTATCTGGCCGAGTACGCACACAAGCTTCAATTCATCGCCACCGTCACGCGCGAGGAGCATCCGGGCGCCTTGAACGGGCGGATCACGACGCTGATAGACAATGGCGAACTTGAGCGGGTGGCGGGTGTGGCTCTGACGGCCGAGCATTCGCGGGTCATGCTCTGCGGCAATCCGCAGATGATCGACGACACGCGCAAACTGCTTAAACAGCGCGACATGCACCTGAGCCTCAGCCGACGCCCCGGGCACGTAGCGGTGGAAAACTACTGGTAA
- a CDS encoding methyltransferase, translating to MPLLETPFARLDLIRQPEQQNEPLQAFDAADEYLLNHLAEQQPIANTRVLVLNDSFGALAASLAGKVQVTTSGDSFLAFQGLEKNLIRNGQAFDAVAGVPASEAVNGPFDRVLIRVPKTLALLEEQLIRLQTQLAPGAQVIAGAMIKHLPRAAGDLLERYIGPVQASLAVKKARLLIATAEAKAPATSPYPTRYRLDTPPIELLNHANVFCREGLDIGTRAFLPHLPTNLGAARVADLGCGNGVLAIASALQNPEAHYTLVDESFMAVQSAAENWRAALGDRDVMVRAGDGLAGQEPQSLDVVLCNPPFHQQQVVGDFLAWRMFQQAREALVVGGALYIVGNRHLGYHSKLARLFRGVEQVAATPKFVILKARK from the coding sequence ATGCCTTTGCTCGAAACACCCTTCGCCCGACTCGACCTGATCCGCCAGCCCGAACAGCAGAATGAACCGCTGCAGGCGTTTGATGCCGCCGACGAATACCTGCTCAATCATCTGGCCGAACAGCAACCGATCGCGAATACCCGTGTGCTGGTGCTCAATGACAGCTTCGGCGCATTGGCCGCCAGCCTGGCAGGCAAGGTTCAGGTGACCACGAGCGGTGATTCGTTCCTGGCTTTCCAGGGGCTGGAAAAGAATCTGATCCGCAACGGCCAGGCATTTGATGCCGTGGCGGGCGTACCTGCCAGCGAAGCAGTCAACGGTCCGTTTGACCGGGTACTGATCCGGGTTCCGAAAACCCTGGCCTTGCTGGAGGAGCAACTGATCCGCCTGCAAACTCAGCTGGCACCCGGCGCCCAAGTGATCGCCGGTGCCATGATCAAGCATCTGCCGCGTGCCGCCGGGGATTTGCTGGAACGCTACATCGGTCCGGTGCAAGCATCCTTGGCGGTGAAAAAGGCCCGACTGTTGATTGCTACCGCCGAGGCCAAAGCCCCCGCGACGTCGCCCTATCCCACCCGCTATCGACTCGACACGCCGCCCATCGAACTGCTCAACCACGCCAACGTGTTTTGCCGGGAAGGCCTGGACATCGGCACGCGGGCATTTCTGCCGCACTTGCCGACGAACCTCGGCGCGGCGCGGGTCGCCGACCTCGGTTGCGGCAACGGTGTACTGGCGATCGCCAGTGCCCTGCAAAATCCCGAGGCGCACTACACACTGGTGGACGAGTCTTTCATGGCCGTGCAATCGGCCGCCGAAAACTGGCGCGCAGCGCTGGGTGATCGAGACGTGATGGTGCGTGCCGGTGACGGCTTGGCCGGGCAGGAACCGCAATCACTGGACGTGGTGCTGTGCAACCCGCCGTTTCATCAGCAGCAAGTGGTGGGTGACTTTCTCGCCTGGCGCATGTTCCAGCAAGCCCGGGAAGCGCTGGTGGTGGGCGGTGCGCTGTATATCGTCGGCAATCGTCATCTGGGCTATCACAGCAAGCTCGCTCGGTTGTTCCGCGGTGTTGAACAAGTGGCGGCCACGCCGAAGTTCGTGATCCTTAAAGCCCGAAAATAA
- the mscL gene encoding large-conductance mechanosensitive channel protein MscL has translation MGVISEFKAFAVKGNVVDMAVGIIIGAAFGKIVSSFVGDVVMPPIGLLIGGVDFSDLAITLKAANGDIPAVVLAYGKFIQSMIDFMIVAFAIFMGVKAINRLKREEAVAPTLPPVPTKEEELLGEIRDLLKAQNNRPE, from the coding sequence ATGGGCGTGATAAGTGAGTTCAAGGCCTTCGCGGTCAAGGGCAATGTGGTCGACATGGCCGTCGGCATTATCATCGGCGCAGCCTTCGGCAAGATCGTCTCGTCGTTCGTCGGCGACGTGGTGATGCCGCCAATCGGCCTGCTGATCGGTGGGGTGGATTTCAGTGACCTGGCCATTACGCTCAAGGCCGCCAACGGGGATATCCCCGCGGTAGTGCTGGCGTATGGCAAATTCATCCAGAGCATGATCGACTTCATGATCGTTGCGTTTGCGATCTTCATGGGCGTCAAAGCGATCAATCGCTTGAAGCGCGAAGAGGCCGTTGCGCCAACGCTGCCGCCTGTTCCGACCAAGGAAGAAGAGCTGCTGGGGGAGATTCGCGATCTGTTGAAGGCCCAGAACAATCGGCCTGAATGA
- a CDS encoding helix-turn-helix transcriptional regulator, with amino-acid sequence MERWKESQLTQLSYTTDIENAYRIALGFAKNIGFKFFAFSTTYQTKNNQVNTIRRNNYPVDWNNEYEQKNLRSIDPVVAHCHRSMLPILWSENLFSNVPSLWEDLVAQGLEHGWSQSFHDEESGLCSILSLARSHCPITAMELYENLGFSVFMCSHLHSLVAQSLPKRSAKPATPHLSPREIDVLELAAAGKTADESARILNLSARTIHFHIQSSIDKLGVNNKIAAIIAALKAGYLNRTSIR; translated from the coding sequence ATGGAGCGGTGGAAGGAGTCACAACTTACACAACTGTCGTACACGACCGACATAGAGAACGCGTATCGGATTGCACTGGGTTTTGCGAAAAACATCGGGTTTAAATTTTTCGCCTTTTCAACTACTTATCAAACGAAAAACAACCAGGTCAATACCATCCGGCGCAACAATTACCCTGTCGACTGGAACAACGAATATGAACAAAAGAATCTGAGGTCAATAGATCCGGTAGTAGCCCATTGCCATCGCTCCATGTTGCCCATTCTATGGAGCGAAAACCTTTTCTCCAATGTTCCTTCACTGTGGGAGGACCTTGTGGCGCAAGGTTTGGAGCACGGCTGGTCACAATCGTTTCACGACGAAGAGAGCGGCCTGTGCAGCATTTTGAGCCTGGCCAGGAGCCATTGTCCGATCACGGCAATGGAGCTGTACGAAAATCTTGGCTTCTCAGTGTTCATGTGCAGTCACCTCCATTCGTTGGTCGCACAATCGCTGCCCAAGCGATCGGCGAAACCGGCAACCCCGCATCTGTCGCCCCGGGAAATCGACGTTCTGGAACTGGCGGCAGCCGGCAAGACGGCAGACGAAAGCGCGAGAATTCTTAATCTGAGTGCACGAACCATCCATTTCCACATTCAAAGTTCGATCGATAAACTCGGGGTCAACAACAAGATTGCGGCCATTATCGCCGCCCTCAAGGCCGGCTATCTCAACCGCACCTCGATCCGTTGA